GAGGTCGACCACCGAATCCAACCGGATATCGATCATGAAGTTGACATCGATACCCCGGCCAATCATCGCCGAGGCAAACTCGACCGCACGCTGCTGCGAACCAGGATGCTTGGACACAAACAAATCATCGGTAATCGACAAAAACTTGACATCGAAATCCGAGACCAAATAACCGATCTCGTCAACAACCGCATCCACCGACTTAACCCGATAACTGGTGCGGCCCAACATCGCCGACACCGCCCCCGTCCCGCAAAACGTGCACCGATACGGACAACCCCGGGTGGTAAACACCGACGCAGCAAAACCATCGCCGAGCACCGTCGGCAACTCCTCACGAGCCGGCCACGGCAATTCGTCCAGATCAACCAACCCCGACGGCGAGCACACGATCCGGCCCTGCTCGTCACGGCGCGCCAGCCCCGCAATACCCTCTACCCCAGCACCATTGACCACCGCCAAGGCCAACTCGGTAAACGCCACCTCCCCATCACCGACCACCACAAAATCAAAGCAGTCATACTCACCCAGAATGCGCTCATAGTTCAGCGTGGCAATCACATTGCCCAACGCGATCTGCACACCCTCCCAGCACTGACGCGCCCGCCGAGCCAACCACAACACCTCGGCAAAAGTGTCGATACACGAAAACCCCACCAACCGCGGCACACCCGAGACCGCCACCGCGGCCTGCATCGCCTGCCACGTCTGCTCCACACCCTCATGCCCGGCCACCAAACCATTGACCGTCACGACCTCAAGCCCACGCCTCTTGGCGTACGCCTTGATCGACATCATCCCCAAATGCTCCATCGGCATCGACGAATACACCCACGGATCGCCGAGTTTCTGCTCGCCGACATAGGATCGCCCGTTGCCACGA
The nucleotide sequence above comes from Mycobacterium pseudokansasii. Encoded proteins:
- a CDS encoding B12-binding domain-containing radical SAM protein, with translation MTVLLVNPAGVRGNGRSYVGEQKLGDPWVYSSMPMEHLGMMSIKAYAKRRGLEVVTVNGLVAGHEGVEQTWQAMQAAVAVSGVPRLVGFSCIDTFAEVLWLARRARQCWEGVQIALGNVIATLNYERILGEYDCFDFVVVGDGEVAFTELALAVVNGAGVEGIAGLARRDEQGRIVCSPSGLVDLDELPWPAREELPTVLGDGFAASVFTTRGCPYRCTFCGTGAVSAMLGRTSYRVKSVDAVVDEIGYLVSDFDVKFLSITDDLFVSKHPGSQQRAVEFASAMIGRGIDVNFMIDIRLDSVVDLKVFKQLYRAGLRRVFVGLETGSYDQLRAYRKQILNRGQDAADTINALQQLGIDVIPGTIMFHPTVRPEELRETARLLRATKYTQPFKFMGRITPYPGTPLYQAYSAAGYLSAEWPLGQWDFVDPHAARVYADVVARIAPDENISFDEAEAFFLARLDEWENASAPQIAGTAGPDIGAAATRIDRSASKAPCLPTGHSVRTEHSSLQLVQN